Proteins from a genomic interval of Polaribacter sejongensis:
- a CDS encoding bifunctional aconitate hydratase 2/2-methylisocitrate dehydratase: MSIYKDYLKQIEERKEQGLHPQPIDGAELLSKIIEQIKDLENEYREESLNFFIYNVLPGTTSAAGVKAKFLKEIILGESIVKEITTSSAFEQLSHMKGGPSVKVLLDLALGSDADIAKQAADVLKTQVFLYEADTTRLEEAFNNGNKIAIDIIKSYAKAEFFTKLPEIDEKIDVVTFIAGVGDISTDLLSPGGDAHSRSDRELHGQCLFEHNKEQQAELKAVQAQHPDKRVMLIAEKGTMGVGSSRMSGVNNVALWTGIKSSPYVPFINIAPVIAGTNGISPIFLTTVGVTGGIGLDLKNWVQQKDAEGNTIRDENGDPVLKEEYSVATGTVLTINTKEKKLYNGDKELKDISAAFTPQKMEFMKAGGSYAVVFGKKLQTFASKVLNIDVVPVYAPSKEVTIEGQGLTAVEKIFNKNAVGTTPGAVLHAGSDVRVEVNIVGSQDTTGLMTSQELEMMAATVISPIVDGAYQSGCHTASVWDDKSKANIPRLMSFMNDFGLITGRDPKGKYFPMTDVIHKVLNDLTVGDWDIIIGGDSHTRMSKGVAFGADSGTVALALATGEASMPIPESVKVTFKGQMKSYMDFRDVVHATQSQMLKQFGGENVFQGRIIEVHIGTLTSDEAFTFTDWTAEMKAKASICISEDDTLIESLEIAKGRIQIMIDKGMDNAGQVLKGLVEKAENRIVELKTGIKPSLRPDANAKYHAEVVIDLDEIAEPMIADPDVNNDDVSKRYTHDNIRPLSYYGGTKKVDLGFVGSCMVHKGDMKILAQMLKNVEAQYGKVEFKAPLVVAPPTYNIVDELKAEGDWDVLVKYSGFEFDDNAPKGVARTGYENMLYLERPGCNLCMGNQEKAAPGDTVMATSTRLFQGRVVKDSGEKKGESLLSSTPVVVLSTILGRTPTMAEYEAAVDGIVLTKFKPSQKQLVR, encoded by the coding sequence ATGAGTATTTATAAAGACTACCTTAAGCAGATAGAAGAACGTAAAGAACAGGGTCTTCATCCACAACCAATTGATGGTGCAGAATTACTAAGCAAAATCATTGAACAAATTAAAGATTTAGAAAACGAGTACAGAGAAGAATCTTTGAACTTTTTTATATATAATGTTTTACCAGGAACTACAAGTGCTGCTGGTGTGAAAGCTAAATTTTTAAAAGAGATTATTTTAGGTGAATCAATCGTAAAAGAAATTACAACTTCTTCTGCTTTTGAGCAATTATCACATATGAAAGGTGGACCATCTGTAAAAGTGCTATTAGATTTAGCCTTAGGATCAGATGCTGACATTGCAAAACAAGCAGCAGATGTATTAAAAACACAAGTTTTTCTTTACGAAGCAGATACGACTCGTTTAGAAGAGGCATTTAATAACGGTAATAAAATTGCCATAGATATTATTAAAAGTTACGCTAAAGCGGAATTTTTCACAAAATTACCAGAAATAGATGAAAAAATTGATGTAGTAACATTTATCGCTGGAGTAGGTGATATTTCTACAGATTTATTATCTCCAGGTGGTGATGCTCACTCTCGTTCAGATAGAGAATTACACGGTCAGTGTTTATTTGAGCACAATAAAGAACAACAAGCAGAATTAAAAGCAGTACAAGCACAGCACCCAGATAAAAGAGTGATGTTAATTGCAGAAAAAGGAACAATGGGAGTTGGTTCTTCTAGAATGTCTGGTGTAAATAACGTGGCTTTATGGACAGGAATTAAATCGAGTCCTTATGTACCATTTATTAATATTGCGCCGGTAATTGCTGGTACAAACGGAATTTCACCTATTTTCTTAACAACTGTTGGTGTAACTGGTGGTATTGGTTTAGACCTTAAAAACTGGGTACAACAAAAAGATGCGGAAGGAAACACAATTCGTGATGAAAACGGAGATCCAGTATTAAAAGAAGAGTATTCTGTTGCAACAGGTACTGTACTTACTATTAATACAAAAGAGAAAAAATTATATAACGGAGATAAAGAGTTAAAAGATATTTCTGCAGCATTTACACCACAAAAAATGGAGTTTATGAAAGCAGGTGGTTCTTACGCTGTTGTTTTCGGTAAAAAATTACAAACATTTGCTTCTAAGGTTTTAAATATTGATGTTGTGCCAGTATATGCGCCATCAAAAGAAGTTACTATTGAAGGACAAGGATTAACTGCTGTTGAAAAAATATTCAATAAAAATGCTGTTGGTACAACTCCAGGGGCTGTTTTACATGCAGGTTCAGATGTTCGTGTAGAAGTTAATATTGTAGGATCTCAAGATACTACAGGTTTAATGACTTCTCAAGAATTAGAGATGATGGCTGCTACAGTGATTTCTCCAATTGTAGATGGAGCTTACCAATCTGGTTGTCATACAGCTTCAGTTTGGGATGATAAATCTAAAGCGAATATTCCAAGATTAATGAGCTTTATGAACGACTTTGGTTTAATTACTGGTCGTGATCCTAAAGGGAAATATTTCCCAATGACGGATGTGATTCATAAAGTATTAAACGATCTTACAGTAGGAGATTGGGACATTATTATTGGTGGAGATTCTCACACACGTATGTCTAAAGGTGTTGCTTTTGGAGCAGATTCTGGAACCGTAGCCTTAGCATTAGCTACAGGTGAGGCTTCTATGCCAATTCCAGAATCAGTAAAAGTTACTTTTAAAGGACAAATGAAATCTTATATGGATTTCCGTGATGTAGTACACGCTACACAATCTCAAATGTTAAAGCAATTTGGTGGAGAAAACGTTTTCCAAGGTAGAATCATTGAGGTTCATATTGGTACATTGACTTCAGATGAAGCATTTACATTTACAGATTGGACTGCAGAGATGAAAGCAAAAGCGTCTATCTGTATTTCAGAAGATGATACTTTAATTGAATCTTTAGAGATTGCAAAAGGTCGTATCCAAATCATGATTGATAAAGGAATGGACAATGCAGGTCAAGTTCTTAAAGGTTTAGTGGAAAAAGCAGAAAATAGAATTGTAGAACTTAAAACAGGAATTAAACCTTCTTTAAGACCAGATGCAAATGCGAAGTATCATGCAGAAGTTGTGATCGATTTAGATGAAATCGCAGAACCAATGATTGCTGATCCAGATGTAAATAATGATGACGTTTCTAAACGTTATACGCACGATAATATTAGACCATTATCTTACTACGGAGGAACTAAAAAAGTAGATTTAGGTTTCGTAGGATCTTGTATGGTTCACAAGGGTGATATGAAAATATTAGCTCAAATGTTAAAGAATGTTGAGGCTCAATATGGTAAAGTAGAATTTAAAGCACCTTTAGTTGTTGCACCTCCAACATACAATATTGTAGATGAGTTAAAAGCAGAAGGAGATTGGGATGTTTTAGTAAAATACTCTGGTTTCGAATTTGATGATAATGCACCAAAAGGAGTAGCACGTACAGGATATGAAAATATGTTGTATTTAGAGCGTCCAGGTTGTAACTTATGTATGGGGAACCAAGAAAAAGCGGCTCCAGGAGATACAGTAATGGCAACATCTACACGTTTATTCCAAGGAAGAGTTGTTAAAGATTCTGGTGAGAAAAAAGGAGAATCTTTATTATCTTCTACACCAGTAGTTGTATTGTCTACAATTTTAGGTAGAACACCAACTATGGCAGAATATGAAGCAGCTGTAGACGGTATTGTATTAACTAAATTTAAACCATCTCAAAAACAATTAGTGAGATAA
- the dnaJ gene encoding molecular chaperone DnaJ produces the protein MAKQDFYEILGLSKSATQAEIKKGYRKMAIKYHPDKNPDDTTAEENFKKAAEAYEVLSDENKRARYDQYGHAGFEGPQGGGGFGGGGGMNMDDIFSQFGDIFGGGGGGFGGGFGGFGGGGGQRQARVKGSNMRIRVRLTLEEIAKGVEKKVKVRRKVQAEGVTYKTCTTCNGSGQQMRVTNTILGRMQTATTCGTCSGAGEIISTKPSEADAQGLIIKEETVPINIPAGVTEGVQLKVGGKGNEAPGKNSVAGDLLVLIEEVPHDFLKREGTNIHYDLYVNFSEAVLGTSKEVDTVTGKVKIKIDAGTQSGKILRLKGKGLPSIERYGTGDFLIHINVWTPQELNKEQKQFFDKMSDNENFRPNPNKSDKSFFEKVKDMFS, from the coding sequence ATGGCAAAACAAGATTTTTACGAAATATTAGGTCTCTCAAAATCTGCAACTCAAGCAGAAATAAAGAAAGGTTATAGAAAAATGGCGATCAAATATCACCCAGATAAGAATCCGGATGATACCACTGCAGAAGAGAATTTTAAAAAGGCTGCAGAAGCGTACGAAGTTTTAAGTGACGAAAATAAAAGAGCACGTTATGATCAATATGGTCATGCTGGTTTTGAAGGTCCACAAGGTGGCGGCGGTTTCGGTGGAGGCGGCGGCATGAATATGGATGACATATTTAGTCAGTTTGGTGATATTTTTGGCGGCGGAGGCGGTGGCTTCGGAGGCGGTTTTGGTGGTTTTGGAGGTGGCGGAGGCCAACGACAAGCTAGAGTTAAAGGAAGTAATATGCGAATTCGTGTAAGACTTACTTTAGAAGAAATAGCCAAAGGAGTAGAAAAGAAAGTAAAAGTTAGACGTAAAGTACAAGCAGAAGGAGTTACTTATAAAACGTGTACTACGTGTAATGGTTCTGGGCAACAAATGCGTGTTACCAATACTATTTTAGGTAGAATGCAAACTGCAACTACTTGTGGTACTTGTTCTGGTGCAGGAGAAATTATTAGTACAAAACCAAGTGAAGCAGATGCACAAGGTTTAATTATAAAAGAAGAAACTGTTCCAATTAATATTCCAGCTGGTGTTACAGAAGGTGTTCAGTTAAAAGTAGGAGGAAAGGGTAATGAAGCTCCTGGTAAAAACTCTGTTGCTGGAGATTTATTAGTATTAATTGAAGAAGTTCCTCATGATTTTTTAAAGAGAGAAGGAACCAATATTCATTATGATTTATATGTAAATTTCTCTGAAGCTGTTTTAGGAACAAGTAAAGAAGTGGATACAGTTACAGGTAAAGTAAAAATTAAAATTGATGCTGGTACACAATCTGGTAAAATTTTAAGATTAAAAGGGAAAGGTTTACCAAGTATAGAAAGATATGGTACTGGAGATTTCTTAATACATATTAATGTTTGGACACCACAAGAATTGAATAAAGAACAAAAACAATTCTTTGATAAAATGTCTGACAACGAGAATTTTAGACCAAATCCAAATAAATCTGACAAGTCATTTTTTGAAAAAGTAAAAGACATGTTCTCTTAA
- a CDS encoding nucleotide exchange factor GrpE has product MSKKDNTQEEEIKNEQETVQVEENQEVEAEVVKAEPTTEELLQTEKDKFLRLFAEFENYKKRTSRERIELFKTAGQDLMTSLLPIIDDFERALSHIEDDKEAEELRKGVLLIYQKLFNTLELKGLSIVETKAGDVFDAEIHEAITQIPAPSEDLKGKVIDCVEKGYKLGDKIIRYPKVVIGQ; this is encoded by the coding sequence ATGAGTAAGAAAGATAACACCCAAGAAGAAGAAATAAAGAACGAACAAGAAACTGTTCAAGTTGAAGAAAATCAAGAAGTTGAAGCTGAAGTTGTAAAAGCAGAACCTACAACAGAAGAGTTACTTCAAACTGAAAAAGATAAGTTTTTACGTTTGTTTGCTGAGTTCGAAAACTATAAAAAGAGAACTTCTAGAGAAAGAATAGAATTATTTAAAACTGCTGGACAAGATTTAATGACATCTTTACTGCCAATTATTGATGATTTTGAACGTGCTCTGTCACATATTGAAGATGATAAAGAGGCAGAAGAATTAAGAAAAGGAGTGTTGTTAATTTATCAAAAATTATTTAACACTTTAGAATTAAAAGGATTGTCTATAGTGGAAACTAAAGCTGGTGATGTTTTTGATGCTGAAATTCATGAAGCAATTACACAAATTCCTGCTCCATCAGAAGATTTAAAAGGAAAAGTAATTGACTGTGTAGAAAAAGGATACAAATTAGGCGACAAAATTATTCGTTACCCTAAAGTAGTTATCGGACAGTAA